A genomic stretch from Dama dama isolate Ldn47 chromosome 10, ASM3311817v1, whole genome shotgun sequence includes:
- the EIF2AK1 gene encoding eukaryotic translation initiation factor 2-alpha kinase 1 isoform X5, with product MLGGVSGAAEREAEGDAAGAVPAPPAIDFPAEGSDPKYDESDVPAELQVLKGPLQQPTFPFAVANQLLLVSLLEHLSHVHEPNPLRSRQVFKLLCQTFIKMGLLSSFTCSDEFSSLRLHHNRAITHLMRSAKERVRQGPCEDNSHIQKIRAREVAFEAQTSRYLNEFEELAVLGKGGYGRVYKVRNKLDGQYYAIKKILIKGATKTDCMKVLREVKVLAGLQHPNIVGYHTAWIEHVHVAHRQADRLSLQLPSLEVISDQKDPSTHYEVKSDGSNSSSIIFAELTSEEEKSLREPGVEDNQNNGLVNYSSSVVARDAGDFESSLELRESDVTDGSSRPIVGRRLPLRHNSDPEENFTSTEESSEENLNMLGQTEVQYRLMLHIQMQLCELSLWDWIAERDGRGRQSAEESACPYVMASVATKIFQELVEGVFYIHNMGIVHRDLKPRNIFLHGPDQQVKIGDFGLACADIIQKSTDWGGADGARTPTHTSRVGTCLYASPEQLEGSEYDAKSDMYSLGVILLELFQPFGTEMERAHVLTGLRSGQIPEALSKRCPVQAKYIQHLTRKNSAQRPSAIQLLQSELFQNSGNVNLTLQMKILEQEKEIQELRKQLSLLSQNKGVKGDRRDGGVPI from the exons ATGCTGGGGGGCGTTTCTGGGGCCGCGGAGCGCGAGGCGGAGGGCGACGCGGCGGGGGCCGTACCCGCGCCGCCCGCCATCGACTTCCCCGCCGAGGGCTCGGACCCCAAGTATGATG AGTCTGATGTTCCCGCAGAACTCCAGGTGCTGAAAGGGCCCCTGCAGCAGCCCACCTTCCCTTTTGCAGTTGCCAACCAACTCTTGCTGGTTTCTCTGCTGGAGCACCTGAGCCATGTGCACGAGCCAAACCCACTTCGTTCCAGACAGGTGTTTAAAT TACTTTGTCAGACCTTTATCAAAATGGGGCTACTGTCGTCCTTCACCTGCAGTGATGAGTTCAGCTCGTTGCGGCTACATCACAACAGAGCTATTACGCATTTGATGAGGTCAGCTAAGGAGAGAGTTCGCCAG GGTCCTTGTGAGGATAATTCTCATATCCAGAAGATCAG AGCAAGGGAAGTAGCCTTTGAAGCACAGACCTCACGTTACTTAAATGAATTTGAAGAGCTAGCCGTCTTAGGAAAAGGTGGATATGGAAGAGTATACAAG GTCAGGAATAAATTAGATGGTCAGTactatgcaattaaaaaaatcctGATTAAGGGTGCAACTAAAACAGATTGCATGAAG GTCCTGCGGGAGGTTAAGGTGCTGGCCGGTCTTCAGCATCCTAATATCGTTGGCTATCACACGGCCTGGATAGAACACGTTCACGTGGCCCACAGGCAAG cAGATAGACTTTCTCTCCAGTTGCCATCCCTGGAAGTGATCTCTGACCAGAAAGACCCCAG cACTCATTATGAGGTTAAAAGTGATGGAAGTAACAGCTCATCCATTATTTTTGCCGAATTGAcctcagaagaagaaaaatcctTACGAGAACCTGGTGTTGAAGACAATCAGAATAATGGATTGGTGAACTACAGCTCCAGTGTAGTCGCCAGAGATGCTGGTGACTTCGAATCCTCACTTGAGCTCCGTGAAAGTGATGTGACTGATGGGTCTTCCAGACCCATTGTTGGGCGTCGGCTGCCGCTTCGGCATAACTCTGACCCAGAGGAGAACTTCACATCCACTGAGGAATCTTCTGAAGAAAACCTCAACATGTTGGGGCAGACAGAG GTGCAGTACCGCCTGATGCTGCACATCCAGATGCAGCTCTGCGAGCTCTCGCTGTGGGACTGGATCGCCGAGAGAGACGGCCGGGGCCGGCAGAGTGCGGAGGAGTCCGCCT gtCCTTATGTTATGGCCAGTGTTGCAACAAAAATTTTTCAGGAATTGGTGGAAGGTGTATTTTACATACATAACATGGGAATTGTACACAGAGATCTGAAG CccagaaatattttccttcatgGCCCTGATCAGCAAGTAAAAATAGGAGACTTTGGCCTGGCCTGTGCAGACATCATCCAGAAGAGCACAGACTGGGGTGGTGCAGACGGGGCGA GGACGCCAACACACACCTCCAGAGTGGGTACGTGTCTGTACGCTTCCCCCGAACAACTGGAGGGATCCGAGTATGATGCCAAG TCAGATATGTATAGCTTGGGCGTGATCCTGCTGGAGCTCTTTCAGCCATTTGGGACAGAAATGGAGCGAGCACACGTTTTAACAGGTTTGAGGAGTGGACAGATCCCCGAGGCCCTCAGTAAAAGGTGTCCCGTCCAAGCCAAGTATATCCAGCACTTAACCAGAAAGAACTCAGCCCAGAGGCCATCCGCCATCCAGCTGCTGCAGAGCGAGCTCTTCCAAAACTCTGGAAAC GTTAATCTCACCCTACAGATGAAGATACTCgagcaagagaaagaaattcaGGAACTAAGGAAGCAGCTCAGTCTCCTGTCTCAGAACAAAGGGGTAAAGGGTGACAGGAGAGATGGGGGCGTGCCCATCTAG
- the EIF2AK1 gene encoding eukaryotic translation initiation factor 2-alpha kinase 1 isoform X2, translating into MARVSPGMLGRSSRQKGEAVGDLAGTVPAPPAIDFSAESSDPKRDESDVPAELQVLKGPLQQPTFPFAVANQLLLVSLLEHLSHVHEPNPLRSRQVFKLLCQTFIKMGLLSSFTCSDEFSSLRLHHNRAITHLMRSAKERVRQGPCEDNSHIQKIRAREVAFEAQTSRYLNEFEELAVLGKGGYGRVYKVRNKLDGQYYAIKKILIKGATKTDCMKVLREVKVLAGLQHPNIVGYHTAWIEHVHVAHRQADRLSLQLPSLEVISDQKDPSTHYEVKSDGSNSSSIIFAELTSEEEKSLREPGVEDNQNNGLVNYSSSVVARDAGDFESSLELRESDVTDGSSRPIVGRRLPLRHNSDPEENFTSTEESSEENLNMLGQTEVQYRLMLHIQMQLCELSLWDWIAERDGRGRQSAEESACHHKQEKSETRGPSRGMTTNCNVVSWMESWNRKRTLGPYVMASVATKIFQELVEGVFYIHNMGIVHRDLKPRNIFLHGPDQQVKIGDFGLACADIIQKSTDWGGADGARTPTHTSRVGTCLYASPEQLEGSEYDAKSDMYSLGVILLELFQPFGTEMERAHVLTGLRSGQIPEALSKRCPVQAKYIQHLTRKNSAQRPSAIQLLQSELFQNSGNVNLTLQMKILEQEKEIQELRKQLSLLSQNKGVKGDRRDGGVPI; encoded by the exons ATGGCGCGCGTATCGCCGGGGATGTTGGGGCGCAGCTCGAGGCAGAAGGGCGAGGCAGTGGGCGACCTGGCGGGGACTGTGCCTGCGCCGCCTGCCATTGACTTCTCGGCTGAGAGCTCGGACCCCAAGCGTGATG AGTCTGATGTTCCCGCAGAACTCCAGGTGCTGAAAGGGCCCCTGCAGCAGCCCACCTTCCCTTTTGCAGTTGCCAACCAACTCTTGCTGGTTTCTCTGCTGGAGCACCTGAGCCATGTGCACGAGCCAAACCCACTTCGTTCCAGACAGGTGTTTAAAT TACTTTGTCAGACCTTTATCAAAATGGGGCTACTGTCGTCCTTCACCTGCAGTGATGAGTTCAGCTCGTTGCGGCTACATCACAACAGAGCTATTACGCATTTGATGAGGTCAGCTAAGGAGAGAGTTCGCCAG GGTCCTTGTGAGGATAATTCTCATATCCAGAAGATCAG AGCAAGGGAAGTAGCCTTTGAAGCACAGACCTCACGTTACTTAAATGAATTTGAAGAGCTAGCCGTCTTAGGAAAAGGTGGATATGGAAGAGTATACAAG GTCAGGAATAAATTAGATGGTCAGTactatgcaattaaaaaaatcctGATTAAGGGTGCAACTAAAACAGATTGCATGAAG GTCCTGCGGGAGGTTAAGGTGCTGGCCGGTCTTCAGCATCCTAATATCGTTGGCTATCACACGGCCTGGATAGAACACGTTCACGTGGCCCACAGGCAAG cAGATAGACTTTCTCTCCAGTTGCCATCCCTGGAAGTGATCTCTGACCAGAAAGACCCCAG cACTCATTATGAGGTTAAAAGTGATGGAAGTAACAGCTCATCCATTATTTTTGCCGAATTGAcctcagaagaagaaaaatcctTACGAGAACCTGGTGTTGAAGACAATCAGAATAATGGATTGGTGAACTACAGCTCCAGTGTAGTCGCCAGAGATGCTGGTGACTTCGAATCCTCACTTGAGCTCCGTGAAAGTGATGTGACTGATGGGTCTTCCAGACCCATTGTTGGGCGTCGGCTGCCGCTTCGGCATAACTCTGACCCAGAGGAGAACTTCACATCCACTGAGGAATCTTCTGAAGAAAACCTCAACATGTTGGGGCAGACAGAG GTGCAGTACCGCCTGATGCTGCACATCCAGATGCAGCTCTGCGAGCTCTCGCTGTGGGACTGGATCGCCGAGAGAGACGGCCGGGGCCGGCAGAGTGCGGAGGAGTCCGCCT gtcatcataAACAGGAAAAGTCTGAGACCAGAGGACCCTCAAGAGGCATGACAACTAATTGTAATGTGGTGTCCTGGATGgagtcctggaacagaaaaaggacattag gtCCTTATGTTATGGCCAGTGTTGCAACAAAAATTTTTCAGGAATTGGTGGAAGGTGTATTTTACATACATAACATGGGAATTGTACACAGAGATCTGAAG CccagaaatattttccttcatgGCCCTGATCAGCAAGTAAAAATAGGAGACTTTGGCCTGGCCTGTGCAGACATCATCCAGAAGAGCACAGACTGGGGTGGTGCAGACGGGGCGA GGACGCCAACACACACCTCCAGAGTGGGTACGTGTCTGTACGCTTCCCCCGAACAACTGGAGGGATCCGAGTATGATGCCAAG TCAGATATGTATAGCTTGGGCGTGATCCTGCTGGAGCTCTTTCAGCCATTTGGGACAGAAATGGAGCGAGCACACGTTTTAACAGGTTTGAGGAGTGGACAGATCCCCGAGGCCCTCAGTAAAAGGTGTCCCGTCCAAGCCAAGTATATCCAGCACTTAACCAGAAAGAACTCAGCCCAGAGGCCATCCGCCATCCAGCTGCTGCAGAGCGAGCTCTTCCAAAACTCTGGAAAC GTTAATCTCACCCTACAGATGAAGATACTCgagcaagagaaagaaattcaGGAACTAAGGAAGCAGCTCAGTCTCCTGTCTCAGAACAAAGGGGTAAAGGGTGACAGGAGAGATGGGGGCGTGCCCATCTAG
- the EIF2AK1 gene encoding eukaryotic translation initiation factor 2-alpha kinase 1 isoform X1, whose amino-acid sequence MLGGVSGAAEREAEGDAAGAVPAPPAIDFPAEGSDPKYDEKKREAQSVQTYTVFLYESFRCTTNGLSYTESDVPAELQVLKGPLQQPTFPFAVANQLLLVSLLEHLSHVHEPNPLRSRQVFKLLCQTFIKMGLLSSFTCSDEFSSLRLHHNRAITHLMRSAKERVRQGPCEDNSHIQKIRAREVAFEAQTSRYLNEFEELAVLGKGGYGRVYKVRNKLDGQYYAIKKILIKGATKTDCMKVLREVKVLAGLQHPNIVGYHTAWIEHVHVAHRQADRLSLQLPSLEVISDQKDPSTHYEVKSDGSNSSSIIFAELTSEEEKSLREPGVEDNQNNGLVNYSSSVVARDAGDFESSLELRESDVTDGSSRPIVGRRLPLRHNSDPEENFTSTEESSEENLNMLGQTEVQYRLMLHIQMQLCELSLWDWIAERDGRGRQSAEESACHHKQEKSETRGPSRGMTTNCNVVSWMESWNRKRTLGPYVMASVATKIFQELVEGVFYIHNMGIVHRDLKPRNIFLHGPDQQVKIGDFGLACADIIQKSTDWGGADGARTPTHTSRVGTCLYASPEQLEGSEYDAKSDMYSLGVILLELFQPFGTEMERAHVLTGLRSGQIPEALSKRCPVQAKYIQHLTRKNSAQRPSAIQLLQSELFQNSGNVNLTLQMKILEQEKEIQELRKQLSLLSQNKGVKGDRRDGGVPI is encoded by the exons ATGCTGGGGGGCGTTTCTGGGGCCGCGGAGCGCGAGGCGGAGGGCGACGCGGCGGGGGCCGTACCCGCGCCGCCCGCCATCGACTTCCCCGCCGAGGGCTCGGACCCCAAGTATGATG agaagaaaagagaagcccAGAGTGTCCAGACGTACACTGTCTTTTTATATGAAAG tttcaggtgtaccacaaATGGACTCAGTTATACAG AGTCTGATGTTCCCGCAGAACTCCAGGTGCTGAAAGGGCCCCTGCAGCAGCCCACCTTCCCTTTTGCAGTTGCCAACCAACTCTTGCTGGTTTCTCTGCTGGAGCACCTGAGCCATGTGCACGAGCCAAACCCACTTCGTTCCAGACAGGTGTTTAAAT TACTTTGTCAGACCTTTATCAAAATGGGGCTACTGTCGTCCTTCACCTGCAGTGATGAGTTCAGCTCGTTGCGGCTACATCACAACAGAGCTATTACGCATTTGATGAGGTCAGCTAAGGAGAGAGTTCGCCAG GGTCCTTGTGAGGATAATTCTCATATCCAGAAGATCAG AGCAAGGGAAGTAGCCTTTGAAGCACAGACCTCACGTTACTTAAATGAATTTGAAGAGCTAGCCGTCTTAGGAAAAGGTGGATATGGAAGAGTATACAAG GTCAGGAATAAATTAGATGGTCAGTactatgcaattaaaaaaatcctGATTAAGGGTGCAACTAAAACAGATTGCATGAAG GTCCTGCGGGAGGTTAAGGTGCTGGCCGGTCTTCAGCATCCTAATATCGTTGGCTATCACACGGCCTGGATAGAACACGTTCACGTGGCCCACAGGCAAG cAGATAGACTTTCTCTCCAGTTGCCATCCCTGGAAGTGATCTCTGACCAGAAAGACCCCAG cACTCATTATGAGGTTAAAAGTGATGGAAGTAACAGCTCATCCATTATTTTTGCCGAATTGAcctcagaagaagaaaaatcctTACGAGAACCTGGTGTTGAAGACAATCAGAATAATGGATTGGTGAACTACAGCTCCAGTGTAGTCGCCAGAGATGCTGGTGACTTCGAATCCTCACTTGAGCTCCGTGAAAGTGATGTGACTGATGGGTCTTCCAGACCCATTGTTGGGCGTCGGCTGCCGCTTCGGCATAACTCTGACCCAGAGGAGAACTTCACATCCACTGAGGAATCTTCTGAAGAAAACCTCAACATGTTGGGGCAGACAGAG GTGCAGTACCGCCTGATGCTGCACATCCAGATGCAGCTCTGCGAGCTCTCGCTGTGGGACTGGATCGCCGAGAGAGACGGCCGGGGCCGGCAGAGTGCGGAGGAGTCCGCCT gtcatcataAACAGGAAAAGTCTGAGACCAGAGGACCCTCAAGAGGCATGACAACTAATTGTAATGTGGTGTCCTGGATGgagtcctggaacagaaaaaggacattag gtCCTTATGTTATGGCCAGTGTTGCAACAAAAATTTTTCAGGAATTGGTGGAAGGTGTATTTTACATACATAACATGGGAATTGTACACAGAGATCTGAAG CccagaaatattttccttcatgGCCCTGATCAGCAAGTAAAAATAGGAGACTTTGGCCTGGCCTGTGCAGACATCATCCAGAAGAGCACAGACTGGGGTGGTGCAGACGGGGCGA GGACGCCAACACACACCTCCAGAGTGGGTACGTGTCTGTACGCTTCCCCCGAACAACTGGAGGGATCCGAGTATGATGCCAAG TCAGATATGTATAGCTTGGGCGTGATCCTGCTGGAGCTCTTTCAGCCATTTGGGACAGAAATGGAGCGAGCACACGTTTTAACAGGTTTGAGGAGTGGACAGATCCCCGAGGCCCTCAGTAAAAGGTGTCCCGTCCAAGCCAAGTATATCCAGCACTTAACCAGAAAGAACTCAGCCCAGAGGCCATCCGCCATCCAGCTGCTGCAGAGCGAGCTCTTCCAAAACTCTGGAAAC GTTAATCTCACCCTACAGATGAAGATACTCgagcaagagaaagaaattcaGGAACTAAGGAAGCAGCTCAGTCTCCTGTCTCAGAACAAAGGGGTAAAGGGTGACAGGAGAGATGGGGGCGTGCCCATCTAG
- the EIF2AK1 gene encoding eukaryotic translation initiation factor 2-alpha kinase 1 isoform X4 has product MLGGVSGAAEREAEGDAAGAVPAPPAIDFPAEGSDPKYDESDVPAELQVLKGPLQQPTFPFAVANQLLLVSLLEHLSHVHEPNPLRSRQVFKLLCQTFIKMGLLSSFTCSDEFSSLRLHHNRAITHLMRSAKERVRQGPCEDNSHIQKIRAREVAFEAQTSRYLNEFEELAVLGKGGYGRVYKVRNKLDGQYYAIKKILIKGATKTDCMKVLREVKVLAGLQHPNIVGYHTAWIEHVHVAHRQDRLSLQLPSLEVISDQKDPSTHYEVKSDGSNSSSIIFAELTSEEEKSLREPGVEDNQNNGLVNYSSSVVARDAGDFESSLELRESDVTDGSSRPIVGRRLPLRHNSDPEENFTSTEESSEENLNMLGQTEVQYRLMLHIQMQLCELSLWDWIAERDGRGRQSAEESACHHKQEKSETRGPSRGMTTNCNVVSWMESWNRKRTLGPYVMASVATKIFQELVEGVFYIHNMGIVHRDLKPRNIFLHGPDQQVKIGDFGLACADIIQKSTDWGGADGARTPTHTSRVGTCLYASPEQLEGSEYDAKSDMYSLGVILLELFQPFGTEMERAHVLTGLRSGQIPEALSKRCPVQAKYIQHLTRKNSAQRPSAIQLLQSELFQNSGNVNLTLQMKILEQEKEIQELRKQLSLLSQNKGVKGDRRDGGVPI; this is encoded by the exons ATGCTGGGGGGCGTTTCTGGGGCCGCGGAGCGCGAGGCGGAGGGCGACGCGGCGGGGGCCGTACCCGCGCCGCCCGCCATCGACTTCCCCGCCGAGGGCTCGGACCCCAAGTATGATG AGTCTGATGTTCCCGCAGAACTCCAGGTGCTGAAAGGGCCCCTGCAGCAGCCCACCTTCCCTTTTGCAGTTGCCAACCAACTCTTGCTGGTTTCTCTGCTGGAGCACCTGAGCCATGTGCACGAGCCAAACCCACTTCGTTCCAGACAGGTGTTTAAAT TACTTTGTCAGACCTTTATCAAAATGGGGCTACTGTCGTCCTTCACCTGCAGTGATGAGTTCAGCTCGTTGCGGCTACATCACAACAGAGCTATTACGCATTTGATGAGGTCAGCTAAGGAGAGAGTTCGCCAG GGTCCTTGTGAGGATAATTCTCATATCCAGAAGATCAG AGCAAGGGAAGTAGCCTTTGAAGCACAGACCTCACGTTACTTAAATGAATTTGAAGAGCTAGCCGTCTTAGGAAAAGGTGGATATGGAAGAGTATACAAG GTCAGGAATAAATTAGATGGTCAGTactatgcaattaaaaaaatcctGATTAAGGGTGCAACTAAAACAGATTGCATGAAG GTCCTGCGGGAGGTTAAGGTGCTGGCCGGTCTTCAGCATCCTAATATCGTTGGCTATCACACGGCCTGGATAGAACACGTTCACGTGGCCCACAGGCAAG ATAGACTTTCTCTCCAGTTGCCATCCCTGGAAGTGATCTCTGACCAGAAAGACCCCAG cACTCATTATGAGGTTAAAAGTGATGGAAGTAACAGCTCATCCATTATTTTTGCCGAATTGAcctcagaagaagaaaaatcctTACGAGAACCTGGTGTTGAAGACAATCAGAATAATGGATTGGTGAACTACAGCTCCAGTGTAGTCGCCAGAGATGCTGGTGACTTCGAATCCTCACTTGAGCTCCGTGAAAGTGATGTGACTGATGGGTCTTCCAGACCCATTGTTGGGCGTCGGCTGCCGCTTCGGCATAACTCTGACCCAGAGGAGAACTTCACATCCACTGAGGAATCTTCTGAAGAAAACCTCAACATGTTGGGGCAGACAGAG GTGCAGTACCGCCTGATGCTGCACATCCAGATGCAGCTCTGCGAGCTCTCGCTGTGGGACTGGATCGCCGAGAGAGACGGCCGGGGCCGGCAGAGTGCGGAGGAGTCCGCCT gtcatcataAACAGGAAAAGTCTGAGACCAGAGGACCCTCAAGAGGCATGACAACTAATTGTAATGTGGTGTCCTGGATGgagtcctggaacagaaaaaggacattag gtCCTTATGTTATGGCCAGTGTTGCAACAAAAATTTTTCAGGAATTGGTGGAAGGTGTATTTTACATACATAACATGGGAATTGTACACAGAGATCTGAAG CccagaaatattttccttcatgGCCCTGATCAGCAAGTAAAAATAGGAGACTTTGGCCTGGCCTGTGCAGACATCATCCAGAAGAGCACAGACTGGGGTGGTGCAGACGGGGCGA GGACGCCAACACACACCTCCAGAGTGGGTACGTGTCTGTACGCTTCCCCCGAACAACTGGAGGGATCCGAGTATGATGCCAAG TCAGATATGTATAGCTTGGGCGTGATCCTGCTGGAGCTCTTTCAGCCATTTGGGACAGAAATGGAGCGAGCACACGTTTTAACAGGTTTGAGGAGTGGACAGATCCCCGAGGCCCTCAGTAAAAGGTGTCCCGTCCAAGCCAAGTATATCCAGCACTTAACCAGAAAGAACTCAGCCCAGAGGCCATCCGCCATCCAGCTGCTGCAGAGCGAGCTCTTCCAAAACTCTGGAAAC GTTAATCTCACCCTACAGATGAAGATACTCgagcaagagaaagaaattcaGGAACTAAGGAAGCAGCTCAGTCTCCTGTCTCAGAACAAAGGGGTAAAGGGTGACAGGAGAGATGGGGGCGTGCCCATCTAG
- the EIF2AK1 gene encoding eukaryotic translation initiation factor 2-alpha kinase 1 isoform X3 codes for MLGGVSGAAEREAEGDAAGAVPAPPAIDFPAEGSDPKYDESDVPAELQVLKGPLQQPTFPFAVANQLLLVSLLEHLSHVHEPNPLRSRQVFKLLCQTFIKMGLLSSFTCSDEFSSLRLHHNRAITHLMRSAKERVRQGPCEDNSHIQKIRAREVAFEAQTSRYLNEFEELAVLGKGGYGRVYKVRNKLDGQYYAIKKILIKGATKTDCMKVLREVKVLAGLQHPNIVGYHTAWIEHVHVAHRQADRLSLQLPSLEVISDQKDPSTHYEVKSDGSNSSSIIFAELTSEEEKSLREPGVEDNQNNGLVNYSSSVVARDAGDFESSLELRESDVTDGSSRPIVGRRLPLRHNSDPEENFTSTEESSEENLNMLGQTEVQYRLMLHIQMQLCELSLWDWIAERDGRGRQSAEESACHHKQEKSETRGPSRGMTTNCNVVSWMESWNRKRTLGPYVMASVATKIFQELVEGVFYIHNMGIVHRDLKPRNIFLHGPDQQVKIGDFGLACADIIQKSTDWGGADGARTPTHTSRVGTCLYASPEQLEGSEYDAKSDMYSLGVILLELFQPFGTEMERAHVLTGLRSGQIPEALSKRCPVQAKYIQHLTRKNSAQRPSAIQLLQSELFQNSGNVNLTLQMKILEQEKEIQELRKQLSLLSQNKGVKGDRRDGGVPI; via the exons ATGCTGGGGGGCGTTTCTGGGGCCGCGGAGCGCGAGGCGGAGGGCGACGCGGCGGGGGCCGTACCCGCGCCGCCCGCCATCGACTTCCCCGCCGAGGGCTCGGACCCCAAGTATGATG AGTCTGATGTTCCCGCAGAACTCCAGGTGCTGAAAGGGCCCCTGCAGCAGCCCACCTTCCCTTTTGCAGTTGCCAACCAACTCTTGCTGGTTTCTCTGCTGGAGCACCTGAGCCATGTGCACGAGCCAAACCCACTTCGTTCCAGACAGGTGTTTAAAT TACTTTGTCAGACCTTTATCAAAATGGGGCTACTGTCGTCCTTCACCTGCAGTGATGAGTTCAGCTCGTTGCGGCTACATCACAACAGAGCTATTACGCATTTGATGAGGTCAGCTAAGGAGAGAGTTCGCCAG GGTCCTTGTGAGGATAATTCTCATATCCAGAAGATCAG AGCAAGGGAAGTAGCCTTTGAAGCACAGACCTCACGTTACTTAAATGAATTTGAAGAGCTAGCCGTCTTAGGAAAAGGTGGATATGGAAGAGTATACAAG GTCAGGAATAAATTAGATGGTCAGTactatgcaattaaaaaaatcctGATTAAGGGTGCAACTAAAACAGATTGCATGAAG GTCCTGCGGGAGGTTAAGGTGCTGGCCGGTCTTCAGCATCCTAATATCGTTGGCTATCACACGGCCTGGATAGAACACGTTCACGTGGCCCACAGGCAAG cAGATAGACTTTCTCTCCAGTTGCCATCCCTGGAAGTGATCTCTGACCAGAAAGACCCCAG cACTCATTATGAGGTTAAAAGTGATGGAAGTAACAGCTCATCCATTATTTTTGCCGAATTGAcctcagaagaagaaaaatcctTACGAGAACCTGGTGTTGAAGACAATCAGAATAATGGATTGGTGAACTACAGCTCCAGTGTAGTCGCCAGAGATGCTGGTGACTTCGAATCCTCACTTGAGCTCCGTGAAAGTGATGTGACTGATGGGTCTTCCAGACCCATTGTTGGGCGTCGGCTGCCGCTTCGGCATAACTCTGACCCAGAGGAGAACTTCACATCCACTGAGGAATCTTCTGAAGAAAACCTCAACATGTTGGGGCAGACAGAG GTGCAGTACCGCCTGATGCTGCACATCCAGATGCAGCTCTGCGAGCTCTCGCTGTGGGACTGGATCGCCGAGAGAGACGGCCGGGGCCGGCAGAGTGCGGAGGAGTCCGCCT gtcatcataAACAGGAAAAGTCTGAGACCAGAGGACCCTCAAGAGGCATGACAACTAATTGTAATGTGGTGTCCTGGATGgagtcctggaacagaaaaaggacattag gtCCTTATGTTATGGCCAGTGTTGCAACAAAAATTTTTCAGGAATTGGTGGAAGGTGTATTTTACATACATAACATGGGAATTGTACACAGAGATCTGAAG CccagaaatattttccttcatgGCCCTGATCAGCAAGTAAAAATAGGAGACTTTGGCCTGGCCTGTGCAGACATCATCCAGAAGAGCACAGACTGGGGTGGTGCAGACGGGGCGA GGACGCCAACACACACCTCCAGAGTGGGTACGTGTCTGTACGCTTCCCCCGAACAACTGGAGGGATCCGAGTATGATGCCAAG TCAGATATGTATAGCTTGGGCGTGATCCTGCTGGAGCTCTTTCAGCCATTTGGGACAGAAATGGAGCGAGCACACGTTTTAACAGGTTTGAGGAGTGGACAGATCCCCGAGGCCCTCAGTAAAAGGTGTCCCGTCCAAGCCAAGTATATCCAGCACTTAACCAGAAAGAACTCAGCCCAGAGGCCATCCGCCATCCAGCTGCTGCAGAGCGAGCTCTTCCAAAACTCTGGAAAC GTTAATCTCACCCTACAGATGAAGATACTCgagcaagagaaagaaattcaGGAACTAAGGAAGCAGCTCAGTCTCCTGTCTCAGAACAAAGGGGTAAAGGGTGACAGGAGAGATGGGGGCGTGCCCATCTAG